The window GAAAGCGAAGCAGTCCTGTGGCATCTAAGCTGATCGCGATGTAGGCAAGCGAGATGAACAGCGCGAGTACGTCGTATGGTTCGATTCCGTCTTCGCCTACGATGCCCTGCCTGACCTGTTCTCCGCCAATAGTTGTGGTTGCCAGCAGGACTATGACGCCAATGACGGGTGCAGAAACGTGATCAATAGTGAGATACATCGGCTTTTGCTCATCGCTGTTGTGAGCAGCCGCGCTGAGctccgcttccaccgcaTCTTGTTCCTGTTGGTCTACATCCGGTGGACCTGCGAGTGCGAGCCAAATCTTACGGAAAGTGCTGCGAATGACTTTTGCGATTGGGTGAGGTATATGGATGCGTACGGGTTGTATGACAATAAGTGAGACGATTGcaaagacgatgatggcaaAGACACCAAAGCCGTTCAATGAAGTGCGTGTGGTGTCGACCGTGACCTGACCAGCCGTTTGCGAACGCTTGTCGATCAGCATCGGATCGTCTATTCTTGAGCGACTCTTTTGAATCCTTGACAACGATGGTATTAGGAGAAAGGACATCTTGTGAGCTCCTATCGCATCAAATGAAGAATTCTAGTTTGCAGTGCAACCCAGGAGGGGCGTGACAAGGCCAAACATGAGAGGCTTGGCACCACGTGCGAAGCAAGCTTGGAATTTTGAAAAAGTTGACCGGCGGttcaactcgtgactgaacATGGTTGAAGCGTGACGGATTTCGGGAGGTCGGGATTGAAATTCccgacagcgacgacaagcgTTAAGGCTTGGGGACCACTCATGACTAGTCGaagcttcttgctcgtcgtcgaagTTGCATGCTGCTCACGCCGGATGctacgacgagcagcgctTCTCATCTCATCCGGCGCGgctgctcgtccagctGCGTCACGCACGCTTTCGCTAGGTAAATCGTTCGAAGCTGCAGCCCAAACAACCCGATACGCATCTTCTAAACGAGGCGGTTCATCGAGTCGATACATGCAACGCCAAAAGGCTGATGTGTACGTCAAGCAGCGCTCTCGCCCAAACAGCCCCGGGAAGCAAGGCAACGCCAAGGATGGCAATTCATTGGCGACCTCAAGTGGCTATGTAGCACGGTCAGCGTTCAAGCTATTGCAACTGGACGATCGATACAGGTTTCTGCGACCTGGACGCGTGATGGTAGACCTCGGCGCTGCACCAGGCGGATGGAGTCAAGCTATCATCGAGCGTACTCGCAGTGCAACGACAGGCAAAGTATTCGCACTAGATTTGTTACCGGTGGCAGACATCGAGGGCGTCACTTCGATTCAGGGCGACTTTCTCGATCCGACCATTCAAGCAAAGCTCAGACAACTGGTCTCGGATGCAGCGCTCGGCGGTAGGAGTGGAAGGGATGCAGAACCACAAGTTGACGGCTTTGTCGATGTTGTAGTCAGCGACATGATGGGTAAGTTTGAATTGTCTAGGCTCGGAAGCGTTCGTATCGATTGTCCAGCTGACTGAGACCAGATGTGGTATTTCGCCCTGACAGCAAACACAACCGGCCACCCGATCGTCGATACAGAGGCCTCCTTGGAACTATGTCGGGCAGCAACGGTGagcctcctcttcgagTCCCGAACCCATGTGAGACTGTTCTGCAAGTTGGACACTAACATCTTGCTCTCTGTGTCCGCCTGACATCCTCGCATCTGGCCCTGCAGAACTTTGCAATCCAAAACCTGAAGCACGACATCCAACTGATGCAGGATGGAGAGCGTAGATCGCCGACATCGCTCGCGTCAAAGGcgagcgtgttggtgaTGAAGTACTTTATGTCGCACCAAGCCGATCTGTTCCGCAGAGATgtgctcgagaagcacTTTCACTTTGTCAAGGCAGAAAAGATGGATGCCAGCCGAAAAGAGTCCAGAGAGCAATTCTGGATCTGCATCGGATTGAAATGTAAACAGCCAAGCTAGTGTATACAGTATTGTCCAtagcagagcagagcatgGCATGGCCTGAGCGAGGGAGCGATCGAGTTGCGATACACGATTGagtgagcgagcgagagaaaatcacgaaccacaaCTGGATAACGTGTAAGTCGGCACGGCGAACTTTGTCTGGACCCTGAGCCGTTTATTATACAGCGCGCGTGAGAACAGCGTGCAAGCATGAGCTGCCTGGAGGCGTGTTGGTTTCGGATCAGCTGTACAACTGCAATACAGTGGTGagtacagtcacgagtacagCACTCTGCAGCCAACAGGGGGAAGGCGGCTTgaccttgctgctgtcacCACGACGCCATCCACACTCACCTCTAGCTCGATACTGCTCCATTGTCACTTCCACCTACATCCACCCGACTCCAAACAGCTCCATCCACACCCGGACTTTTCGAGTTGACTCTGCTATGCATGCAACATAGCGAGCCTGCAATAGCGCTCTCTGCATCTTCAAACCAAGCTAGAACACTCCCCACCCACAAGAGGATACCGCTAGCCCCGCGAAAGCATCATGTCGTCCAGCGCAGAGACATCGCCTCCCAGAGCCGGCTCCTATATCCTTATCTCGTCTTCAACGGCCGCGCTCGACGCACCCGCGCCGGCAGCCGACGAAAGCGCAAGAGTCTTTGGCTCCAGACCGAGGCTGTTCTTCTTCTTAcctctgcttgctgccCTCGACGTTGCTACCACACTGActctcggcatcctcgtccttaACCAACTAGCAAAGCATGATGAACCAGCCGCTCACATACTTGGCGGTCCGCTCTCTCATGATCCCGTGATGACAAGCTCGCTACCCGGCCGCACAGATCCAAGATTGGACGATGCTGCATGGGAACGACGCAAGATCGttctcctcgtcatcgtgTTTTCCATCGCACGAGCATTTTCCTATGGGATCGTCGGCTTCAGCATACGTATCCGTCAGCTCGGAGTGACAGTAGCTGCAATCAGCATTCTCAGCACTCTTTTCTACGTATCGGTTGCCAATCTCCTCTTTCAAGCCAGGCCAAAACCTGGCATAGTCGACAAGCGGTCAAACTCTTGGTCAGGCGTTTTGGCTTCCGACGCATGGCGCTGGCCAGACGCATTCCGACACTTTGAGCCCACGATGCCCATCCTAGTCGGCGTCCAGATGGCCTTTACGCTGTTCGAATGGATCCTATACATTGCCATCGTCGGCGTCAAGATCCCACCAGGCGGCAATCCCGTCGAGGCCAAACGATGGGCTAGGGATTTGGCGGATGATCCGCAGTATCGACGTGGAGCTGACATGCACAGCCTCTATCTCTCTGACGACGGGCATGACCAAGACATAACCGAGGAGGTACGTCAGCCTTTggagcatctcgacgcgCAGGATGGCGGCGAGTTGCAGGAGGTTAGGACACAGCTCTCTTCTCCCATTTCCAACCTCTCGTGCAGGGGCAAGTCAGACGGTAGCGATCAGCCGCTGTTGGGTGCAAGTTCTTCGACCCCCCGAGGCTACGGCAGCACGCTTGCCGATCCAAAGACGCCCCAGGGACCAGGCAGTGTTCGAAGCGTTCGCTCCCCAGTAGCGTTACAACAGCACGGCATGAGTCGCAGTTCATCTGCTCTTTCGGGTCTGTACTCGAGATCGCCAGGCACCGCTGAACTCGGACCTGCTGACAGGTACGAAGAGGTGCTGgcagatgacgatgatgacgaggacgagcaagatggcgaAGGCGACGAAGATGCTGAAGGCAGTGATCCGGACGATATTATTGACATCACCCCGAACCGCGCTGTCGCACGCAAGGAAGCAAGACTCAGACTTGCACGCGCAGCCTTGCCCGCAAGACGCGCCTCAGGCGGCACACTCTCAACGCTCAACCTCTTtggtggaggcggtggcTCGACAAATGGGTCGAGTGGTGATGCAGTATCCACCCGGACGGGAGGTGGAGGCACAGGAGGTGCTGGCATCTTCTCGGACGAAGCAGGAAGTCCGCTTGGACGCAACGCTCGAGAAGGAGATGTGTCACGACCCGCTTTGCTCTCTGTCGCAACCTCTGACGAGGCAAGCAGAGGTGAGTCGCTAGCTGCAGATCCATCGATCCAGTCTTCCAACTCTATGACGCTGCCCTCATCTAGCAGCACTCGCACGGCTTCAACCAGAGCCAGCTCGTTCAAAGACCGCAAGTTCAAACTGCCAAAGTGGATAAAGCGTGGTAGTAAGAAGAGCAGGAGCACAGATCACGATGTGTAAATAATCTCATTTGATTGTCGTGTGACTTAGTAACCAGTCATGTACGATCCTGTGAATAGActcacgctcaagctgTGAACGACAAGCTTGCCCTCCCACgacgaaatcacgaatgtcggCGCAGTTGAGCCGTACGCTGGAACTGATCCGTTAGCTTGGACGCTGAGACgccagaatcgtgaatgattcacgattcattcacgattcacgattcacgattcacgattcacgattcacgattgccgaATAAGCTGACCAAGGTGGAGTTTGTGAGGCGCTCACTCAGCTCAGCTTTTGGCGTGTGTCACGTGTGAGCGTGCCCGTGACTGTACAGCTGTGAGTGCTGtactgtgctgtgctggtTTGTACTTGTGAATTTCGTCACGAACATGGAAGGCGCGGATTTCGTTTTGCACTTGGCTCGTGCCTCTCTGTCACCGCCGATCGACAGAGAGTgcgaaatcacgaatcgcgaatcacgattcgtgatcaGTACCGGTTTGGCACGCATTCAGAATCCTTACAAACTTACCTCATCGACCGTCACTGCATTGTTCAAGGCATTGCGCTCCGCAGCAAGATCCGTCAAGATAACGCCGCTTGCCCTTTTCAGTTCGGTACGAGTGCTACGTGCCTCGAGAGCCCTTGGACCGTCCACCACCACTACATTTACCCGAGCCATCTCTGTTGGCGTTGCTACTATTGACAAGCTGAGGTCGTCTACGACAtctgcttgtgctcgtcTGCCGATTGCTACCGCTTCTGTCGCTGCGAATCGTCTGCAGCAGACAAGCACGCATCTCTCTTCTTTTTCTCACTTCTCCACTTCGTCCGCGGTAAAGATGCCTCCGGTTCCCAAACCCACTTCAACGCACTATGACATGGTCGTCATCGGTGGTGGATCCGGCGCTATGGGTGTCTCGCGTCGTGCTGCGGCTTACGGCAAGAAGGTCTGCGTGATCGAAGAGGACGGTCGGCTGGGTGGGACGTGCGTCAACGTCGGTTGTGTACccaagaagctcatgtGGCACGCTGCGGATATGGCAGAGCATCTCAAGGAAGCGCCGGAATACGGCTTCGGCGATGTGGTCAACAAGCCCAAGGTGCCCGAATTCGCGTGGAAATACTTTGCCGAGAAACGCGATGCATACGTTCGCAGGCTGAACGGTATCTACGACCGAAACCTGGACAAGGATGGCGTCGAGTATCTGTCGGGCCATGGAAAGCTAACTGGTAAgaacgaggtcgaggtgacCATGCGCGGCCAGGATGGATCGTTCAATGCGGGCACATACAAGATCACTGGTGATCGCATTGTGATTGCCACCGGCGGTAGACCAGTCATTCCGAGCGACGACAAGATTCCCGGTGCTTCGTTGGGGATCGACTCGGACGGCTTCTTTGAGCTCAAGGAACAGCCAAAACGTGTGGCGGTCGTTGGCGCAGGTTACATCGCCGTTGAGCTTGCCGGTGTATTCAACACGCTCGGCTCGCAAACGCATTTGCTCATTCGACACGATACCTTCTTGCGACCATTCGACCCGATCATCTCCGAGACGTTGCAGGATTACATGTCCAGAACCGGACTCAACGTTCACAAGCAGACTAACATCACCAAGGTGGAAGGTAGCAAAGGCGGACCtctcacgattcacactGACAAGGGAGATAGTATCGAAGTGGACTGTCTGCTGTGGGCGATTGGTCGACGACCGAACACGGACAACCTCGGACTTGAGACGGTGGGTGTGCAACTGGACAAGGGAGGCAACATTGTTGTGGACAAGTACCAAGAGACGAACGTGCGTAACGTATTTGCGATCGGTGATATTCAGGGCAAAGCGTTGCTCACTCCCGTAGCGATTGCAGCGGGACGTAAGCTCTCGAACCGTCTTTACTCGAATCATGCGTCGCTCAAAGACGACCACATGGACTACGACAACATCCCCACCGTGATCTTCTCGCACCCCACATCCGGCACTGTCGGTCTGTCGGAAGCGCAAGCCGTCCAGAAATTCGGCAGGGAAAACGTCTCGATCCACACGTCCAAGTTCACCTCGATGTACTACGGCATGTTGGACCACAAGGCTCCTAGTGCGTTCAAAATGGTCGTCGCTCCAGGTGACAAGGTGGTCGGTTTGCACATCGTCGGCTTGGGCGCAGATGAGATGCTGCAGGGTTTCGCCGTCGCTATCAAGATGGGCGCTACAGTCAAGGATTTCCAGGACACATGTGCTATCCACCCTACCAGCGCTGAAGAGGTCGTCACTATGATTCCTACCACCAAGCACGCCTGAGCCTCTCCATAGCCAGTCCTCCTGTACACCGTTTTGTACGCAATGATCGCCCAACTACTTTCATCATAcagtcgtgattgcgacCATCGATCCGGCTTTGGCGTTTGATCGCGTGCGTGCACGTTCACGTTGCACTTTGTTGATGTGTGAGATCACGCCTTGCACTCGCGCACATACTCTTCCTCAGCATGCGCACCGGGAACTTGGTCACCAGAACATGGTGAAATTGTGTCGTCAGTCATTCGAGATCGTACAGCTACTCATCGCGCACGACAGGATCGCCAGTGATGAAAACCCTGGAAAGCGGTCTTCGGCTCTGACTTTGCTTGACCCTGAGACTCTTCCTGCCGCTCAACGTGCCGGTTGGCGCACCAGACAGGGTTCCGTTTGCGTAGATCGACTCTCTTGCTGCGCCTCGGAGGGTGGATGAGGCAAATCGCGTGCGCCCGATCgttgcggctgctgccacgccagcttcttcttgcgccTCCAGTGTAACAGCAGGAGCCGGCGCGCGCGTGAAGATCCTCGAACAAGCTTTTGGGCTCGGCGAGGAATCTCGGCCAGCAAATACGTTGGCGAGCTTTCGAcctgctgcacctgcacgCAGCTCTTTGATCGCTTCGTCTAGCTGACCTCGTCCACGGTAGGATCGCCTATTCAGATCGACCTCTGGCTGATCCACTTTCAGCGTCCCACTGCTACTCTCGTTCGATGCACAAGTATGGAAGCGTGAGCTTGTGGGCGTGACATCTTCCTCCAACttgtcctcgtcctcccTTCCGCCCGTCGATTCCGACCTTGCGCCGAGTGCGAGCGGACCCCTGACCTCAGGTCCGAATTGCGGAATACTCAATCCAAACTTGCGCTTGAcctgcttggccttcttcTGCTCCTCCAACTCGGCCTTCCTATCCGCCTGCAAAGTGTCTTCTTCTGCCCGCATGAGTGCCTGACCAAAACTGCTGACAAGCCCAAAGAAGTCTTCCGGCTTGGTCTGACTCGGATCCTCTCCAAAGTAGACCAGCAGTTTCGCCAAACTCTCTTGAACCGTCGTGCCCGCCAGCTGCAATGCTTTGATCTGCGGAGTCGTCTGTTTGACGAATTCAGCTGTCACGTCAACAAATCGATCACTTTGCGACGATATACTGATGCGTTGCAGTGTCGACATCTCCTCCTTCACCGTCGCATGGGCCGAGATCAGGCTCGTGACGGACTGCATGATCAATGTGGTTGACAGTCGAGCCGCAGCTTCGACATGCGAGCAATCATCGAGAAAGCCAACCAGCGTCTTGTCCGTTTTGTTCAGCACCCGAACCAGATAGTGCAGCAACGTCGGCGTTGAAGGCGTCGGCTGTGAAGGCTTTGTTTCCTTCAACTTGAGCAGATCGCTCAACTGGAATCCAGCAGCTTCACCCCTGAACGTCGCTGCATTCAACACATTGCCTACCGTCAACACCGTGCCCAGCACCGCCTTGAacttgctgc of the Mycosarcoma maydis chromosome 2, whole genome shotgun sequence genome contains:
- a CDS encoding putative glutathione-disulfide reductase GLR1 — protein: MPPVPKPTSTHYDMVVIGGGSGAMGVSRRAAAYGKKVCVIEEDGRLGGTCVNVGCVPKKLMWHAADMAEHLKEAPEYGFGDVVNKPKVPEFAWKYFAEKRDAYVRRLNGIYDRNLDKDGVEYLSGHGKLTGKNEVEVTMRGQDGSFNAGTYKITGDRIVIATGGRPVIPSDDKIPGASLGIDSDGFFELKEQPKRVAVVGAGYIAVELAGVFNTLGSQTHLLIRHDTFLRPFDPIISETLQDYMSRTGLNVHKQTNITKVEGSKGGPLTIHTDKGDSIEVDCLLWAIGRRPNTDNLGLETVGVQLDKGGNIVVDKYQETNVRNVFAIGDIQGKALLTPVAIAAGRKLSNRLYSNHASLKDDHMDYDNIPTVIFSHPTSGTVGLSEAQAVQKFGRENVSIHTSKFTSMYYGMLDHKAPSAFKMVVAPGDKVVGLHIVGLGADEMLQGFAVAIKMGATVKDFQDTCAIHPTSAEEVVTMIPTTKHA
- a CDS encoding uncharacterized protein (related to MRM2 - mitochondrial rRNA methyl transferase); the protein is MQRQKADVYVKQRSRPNSPGKQGNAKDGNSLATSSGYVARSAFKLLQLDDRYRFLRPGRVMVDLGAAPGGWSQAIIERTRSATTGKVFALDLLPVADIEGVTSIQGDFLDPTIQAKLRQLVSDAALGGRSGRDAEPQVDGFVDVVVSDMMANTTGHPIVDTEASLELCRAATNFAIQNLKHDIQLMQDGERRSPTSLASKASVLVMKYFMSHQADLFRRDVLEKHFHFVKAEKMDASRKESREQFWICIGLKCKQPS